The genomic DNA AGGGAGATCACGCGACTCACGTCAACGGCGTGTCCATGCCCGCGTCGGCGGCTCAGACGCGGAGCATGCCCAGCCGGCCTTCCAACTGGACCAGCAACTCGCCGAGCAGGGAGGCCAGTTCGCCCTGTCCGGGGGTGTCCAGACCGCCGAGCACGGTGGTCTCGTAGGCGAGCTGCTCGGGCAGGACCGCGTCGACGAGGTCACGGCCGGCGTCCGTCAAGCGGACATGGGCGACGCGGCGGTCCCGGGTGTCGCCCCGGCGCTCGACCAGTCCGCGTTCGGTCAGCAGCTTGAGGCGCTTGGTGACGGCGGCGCCCGAGGAGAAGGTCTCCCGGGTCAGCTCGCTCGGCGTCAGCTCGTGCCCGGTGCGGCGGAGCGCGCCGAGGAGGTCGAACTCGGGGCGGCTGAGCCCGGCCCGGCGCAGGGGCGCGTCCTCGGCCTGCTGGAGCAGGGCGGCGCACCGGTTGATCCGGCCGATGATCTCCATCGGGCCGGTGTCGAGGTCGGGGTGCACGGCCTGCCACTGCCCGACGACGGCGGCGACGGTGTCGTGCCGGGCCGCACTCGGTGCGGTGGGACGGGCCGCGCCGTCCGCCGGCCGTCCATTGGTTGCCGTCATCCCCGTACGCCCTCCGTGTTCCTGCCCGTGCGCCGATCCTCGGTCGGCCAGGAGTGCGACTCCCGGCGTCGTACCGTCGCGGCGAGCGTACGGTGTCCGGACTGTTCGGCGAGCACGACCCGCTCCTGCGGCAGGGCACGCTGCCACCACTCGCCGGAGGCGGCGTCGACGGTGGCACGCAGTTCGACCAGCGCGGCGGCGAGCGCGCGGTGCGCGGATTCCAGGGTTCCGCGCATGGGAGCCGGCTCCGCCAGGAGGCACGCGGCTCGTGCGCGGGCCCGTTCCAGCACGGTGAGCGCCTCCTCGATACGGTCGGTCGCGCGCCGGTTGGTGACGACCACGGCGGCGAGGAGGCCCACCGAGGCACCGACCAGGGTGTCGACGATCCGCTCGGTGATCAGCTCACCGGACTGCTGCGCCCGGGCGAATTCGGTGATGAGCAGCGCCATGGGGGTCACACAGACGCTGCCGAGCCAGTAGTTGCGGCTGATCAGTGCCTCGGCGCCGAAGTTGAGGGCGAGGCAGCACAGCACGAGGACCGCCGGGTGGGCGTGGGCGAGCGGGGCCAGCGCGGCGAAGACGAGCACCCCGGCGAGATTCCCGACGACCCTCTGCACGCCCCGCCCCCACGTGAGCGTGATGTTGGCCTGATAGAGGGACGCGGCGGTGACGAGGGCCCAGTAGGGACGGCCGACACCGAGCGCGAGGGAGGCGTATCCGGCCAGCGCACAGCCGAGCGCCGTGCGCAGCACGAGGGGGGTGAGCGGGCCGAGCCTGGTCCACAACGGGCGGGCGGGGGCGGCCGGTTCGGCGTCCACACCGAGGAGTTCGTCCGCTACGACGCCTGCCGGGGCGTCGGCCTGCGGGACCGGTCCCCTGCCGCGCAGTTCGCGGGCCCAGGTGCGGAGCAGTTCCGGGTCGGCGTCGGCGGGTGCGGCCAGCGCGACCTCGGCACGGACGACGAGGCGTTCGAGAGCGCGGCGGGGCGCGGTGCGGGCACCGGTGGCGAGGAGGGACTGCCAGGCAGCCTGAATAGCGGCGGCCGCGGTGGCACGCGCGCGTGCGGGATCGTCGTCGGTGCCCTGCGTGGCGGCGTACGCGGCGGCGGCGTTCAGGGCCTGGGCGGTCGCCCGGCGTTCGGGGCCGCAGGGGCGGACGAGTGCGGGGGCCATGCCGACGAGCCACGCCCAGCAGCCCGCGGCGGCGGCCAGGGCGAGGTGCCCGGGGACCTGGCCGAGCGTCTGCGGTGCGAAGAGCGAGGCGGAGCTGATGAAGGTGAGGACCACGTTGCCGGGCGGGCCGATCCGGGTCGCGTCGCACAGGCCCTTCTGTACGGCGGCCAGGGCGGCGCCGACCGTGACCAGCACGACGGCGTTCGTGGTGAGGGAGGCGGTGACCAGCGCGACGGCGAGACCGGCGATCATCCCGAGCACCACCAGGCCGAGGGCGCGGGCCCGGGCGGCGTACGGCTTGTTGTGGGCGTAGAGCGCGCACAGGGACCCGGCCATCGTGTACATCGCCAGGTCGAGGCGGCCGAGGGCCAGCAGGGTCAGGGTGGGCGGGGCGACCGAGGCGACCGCGCTGAGCGCGGGCTTGAACCAGATGTCCGAGGGCCGGCCGAGGCGCAGCACGCCGGCGAGCGGGAGGCGTCGGACGCGCGGGGTGGTGGAGGTGGGGGTCGCACTGCTCATGCGCATAAGATTAGCAGGTGTTTTACTCGTGAAACATTCACCCGAGAGCCCGGGGCGCGCCACCGACATGCCGCTGACCTGCCGCGCTCCGTCGAATGCTCCCCGTGTACTCCGTTGCGCTCGGTTGCGCCCCGTAGGCCCCGGGCATCCTGTGACCGACTGTCGACGCAGGGGGGGAAGCGCGTGCACGGTGGACCGACGTCGCCCGGCTGGCTCCTGGTCGCGTTGTGCGCGGCGACCGGGGCCTACTGCCTGCTGCGGATGCGCAGCCCCGTCGAGGAACAGCGCCGGGCCGCGGGCGGCGAGGCGCTGATGGGTTTCGGCATGGCCGCGATGGCCGTACCCGCCGCGGTGTTCACCCCACCGGCGTGGGCGTGGCCCGGCTACGCGGCGGTGTTCGGCGCGGCGGCGCTGCGCGCCCTGTGGTCGGCGCGCAGGAGCCCGCACCATGTGCACCATCTGCTGGGCACCGCGGCCATGGTCTACATGGCGCTCGCGATGGCCGCCTCGCCCGGGCACCACCACGAGCACGGCGACTCCGGCGTCCCGCTCGTGACAGGCGTGTTGCTCCTCTACTTCGCCGGATACGTACTGCTGTCGGGAATCCGGCTGATGCCCGTCACCGGCGGCGCGGCCGTCGGCACCGGGAGCGTCGGCTGGGGCGACCGGCCGGAGTTGGCGCGCGCGTGCCGGCTGTCGATGGGGATCGGCATGGTCGCGATGCTGCTGACGCTCTGACCCGCCGGCGCCCTGGCGTACGGAGAAGTGAGCCGGGCGGGGCTGTACGAAATCGTGGTCTGCGTCACTTTGCCGTAACAAGCCGTACCCCTGATCACCGCGCCGCTCATAGGGTGCTCCCATGATGGTCCCCGCGGCACTGTTGCTGCTCGGCGCCTTGGCCGCCGTCGTCGCCCCACGGCTGCTCGCCCGGGCCGGCTGGCCGGACCATGAGCCGGTGCTCGCGCTGTGGGTGTGGCAGTGCGTGGTCGCGGCCGTACTCCTGTGCTGCGCCCTGTCGATGACGCTCAGCGCCGCCGCCGCGTGGCAGGCGGTGCGCGGCCATGTGTTCGCCAGCGCCCCGCACGCGGTCGTGGACGCCTATCCCCTTGTGGCGAACGGGCCTTGGGCCGCCACTACCGCTGTGGCCCTCGCGTGCGGCGGGGCGTGGACCGCGGCGATGCTGGTCCGGGAAGTCGTACGGGCCCGGTCGCGACGTCGGCTGCGGCGGGCCGAACTCCTCGTACGCGCACCGGTGTTGCCCGGCGAGGAGCCCGGCGCCGAGCCGCTGGTCATCCTGGAGGCGGAGCGGCCGGACGCCTGGTGGATGTCCGGTACCGCGCCCCAACTGGTCATCACCACAGCCGCGTTGCGACGCCTCAAGGGGCGGCAACTGGACTCGCTGCTCGCGCACGAGCAGGGGCACGCACAGGCCCGGCACGACTGGCTGCTGCACTGCTCGGGCGCGCTCGCGAACGGGTTCCCGCAGGTACCGGTGTTCGCCGCGTTCCGGGACGAGATGCACCGGCTGGTCGAACTCGCCGCCGACGACATGGCCTCCCGGCGCTTCGGCCGCCTGACGACCGCGCTCGCACTGGTCGAACTCAACGAGGACCGCGGGGTGTTCGGGCCGTGCCCGACTCCGCACGCCCATGTCCCGCAGCGGGTGCACCGGTTGCTCACTCCCCCGGACCGGCTCTCGGCGATGCGCCGCCTGGGGTTCACCGCGACGGCGGCGCTGGTGCCGGTGATTCCGGTGCTGGTGGCGTTCGTACCGGGGCTGCGGGCACTCGGCTGAGGAGGGGGTGGAGGTCGAGGGAGCGCCGAGGCCGGCTCCGCGCACACCGCGAGTCGGCGAGGATCGTTGCATGTCCTCCCCGCACCACCCGCCCCGCCCGACACTCCGGCAGACCGGCAGCGCCCTCGCCCTGTGCTCCGCGCTGCTCCTCACCCTGGTCGCGGCCGAGTGGCGTCCACTGATCGACCTCGACGAACGGATCGCCCGGACCACGCACCGCTGGGCGGTCCAGGACCACGGGATCACCCGCGCGTGCCGCATCCTGACGGACTGGGTCTGGGATCCGCTCACCCTGCGCCTTGTGTGCGCGGTCGCCATGGTGTGGCTGGTCTGGCGCCGCTCGGCATGGTGGACGGCCCTATGGCTGGCGGCCACATGTGCGTTCGGCACGCTGTTGCAGCAAGGGCTGAAGGCGCTGGTCGGCCGCCCCCGCCCGGCGTGGCCCGACCCCGTCGACTCGGCCCACTACGCCGCCTTCCCCTCGGGACACGCCATGACCGCCACGGTGGTCTGCGGCCTGCTGTTGTGGCTGCTGCACGACTACGGCGCCGGACGCGCTGTGTGGCGTACGACCATGGTCCTGGCCGTGATCTCCGTGACGGGTGTGGGACTCACCCGTGTGTGGCTGGGCGTGCACTGGCCGTCGGATGTGCTGGGCGGGTGGGTTCTGGGGGCGTTCGTGGTGGCGGTGGCCGTCGGGGCGTACGAACGGTGGCGGGTGTGAGCGCGGCCGGGCGGCGCCACCGCTATGTCGGACCGGCGGAACTGCTGACCGCTGTTCGGCCGGGTGCGGAGGGCCGGGTCGTACGGTCGGCCGCCGACCTGGACGCCTGGCTGACCGGACGGGAGAAGGCCGAACTGGCCGAACCCTTCACCTTCGTCATCGGCCTGGACGGACTCCTGCGCCTGGCACCGCGCCGGAGTGAGCACGTGGCGTGCGCCGGGGGCGGCGATGTCCTGGGCGCGGGCGAGATCGGATTCGAGCGCGCGGCTGGATCCTGGGTCGTCGCGGAGGTCAGCAACCAGTCCACCGGCTACTGCCCGCACCTCGACTCCTGGGACGCGGTGGCACACGCCCTCGACCTGGCCGGCATCGGCCGTCCCGCCGGTTTCACGCATGCAGTGGTGTTCCGGCGGTGTGCAGCGTGCCGGGAGATCGGCATCGTGCGCGAGGGCGACTTCGTCTGCGTGTTCTGCGGAAGCGATCTTCCCGCCGAGTGGAACGTGGCTGCGTAGGATCACCGCATGGATGCCGTCCTCTTCGACTTCTCCGGAACCCTCTTCCGTATCGAGTCCACCGAGTCCTGGCTGCGCGCCGTGTTGCGGGATGCCGACATCGCGCTCCCCGAACGGGAGTTGGCCGAAACCGCGCGAGCGCTGGAGTCGGCCGGCGCGATGCCGGGCGGCGCGCGGCCGGAGCGACTGCCCGAGGAGTTCGCCGAGGTGTGGGCGATCCGGGACCAGAGCTCCGAGCTGCACCGGGCCGCGTACACCGGCGTCTCCCGCCAAGTCCCGCTCCCCGACCCGGCGTTGCACGACGCGCTGTACGACCGGCACATGACGCCGGCCGCGTGGACGCCGTACCCGGACACGGAGTTCGTGGTGCGGACCCTGCACGAGCGCGGGATCGGTGTGGGTGTGATCAGCAACATCGGCTGGGATCTGCGGCCGGTGTTCCGCGCGCACGGTCTCGATCCGTACGTGGACGCGTACGCCCTGTCGTACGAACACGGCGTCCAGAAGCCGGACCCACGGCTGTTCCAGGTCGCCTGTGAAGCACTCGATGTCGACCCGAAGGACGTGCTGATGGTCGGTGACGAACGTCGGGCGGACGGCGGGGCGGCGGCTCTGGGGTGCGGGGTGCACTTCGTCGACCACCGGCTCGTGACGGAGCGGCCGGACAGTCTGCGCCCGGTGCTCGAACTGGCCGGACGGGGGAAGCAATCGTCAATTACAGATTGACGATTGGAGATCGTCAATTTAAAGTTGACGCATGAGTCCACTCGACATCAGCCTCGCCGACCTGATCGCCCGACTCGACGAGGAACTGCCCGAATCCGACGAACTGGCCCGCATCAGCGAGGCCCGACTGCGCGCCCAGACCCTGTCCGACCTCGGCGACCAGCTCATCGACCACTACGTCAGCAAGGCCAAGCAGGTCGGCGCGTCATGGACCGAGATCGGCGACGCCATCGGGGTGTCCAAGCAGGCCGCCCAACAACGCCACGCGCCGGGCCCGTTCGAGCGGTACACCAACCTCAACCGGCACAGCATCGTGCTCGCACAGGAGGCCGCCCGCACCCACAAGCACGACTCCATCGGCACCGAACACCTCCTGCTCGGCCTGCTCGGCGAGCCGAAGGGCCTGGCGTACGAGGTGCTGGTGGCGAAGACGGAATCGGAGCAGCGCGTCCGCGACGCGATCGAGGAAGCGCTGCCGCCGGCCGGCGAGAAGGCCCTGCGGGGTCACATCGCGTTCCGGCCGGAGGCCAAGGAGGCCATCGGGCAGGCCCGCCGCGCGGCGGCCGACCTCGGCCATGACTGGGTCGGCACGGAACACACGCTGCTGGGCCTGATCCGCGTCGAGGAGAGCCCGGCCGCGCGGATCCTGCGCGACCTCGGCTTCACGCCGGACGAGCTGCGGGAGACGGTCAGGACGGAGATCGCCACCAGGCTCGCCGCGCGCGGCGACCAGTAGCGAAACCCGTCACCTCACGTCACCTCACCCCTGATACCCCTCGACCTCGGACTCCGGCCGCACCCGCGCCTCGTCCGGGTTCTCCCCGAACTCCACCTTGGCGCGGCGCTGGCGCAACAGGTCCCAGCACTGGTCGAGTTCGCGCTCCAACTGCCCGAGGCGCTGGTGCTCCGTCGTGCTGTCGATCGTGCCGGACGCGAGAGCCTCCCGGAGCTTGCGCTCGTCGTCGACCATCTCGTTGATCCGCGCGAAGATCTGCTGGTCCTGCTCCATGCCCGTGCGCCTCCTCGGCTCGACATCCGTGCCCACTCTAGGGACGGTTCACGTGCCGTGCGACAGATGTGCGAGAAGGAGGCGCCGAACGCCGGGGCAAAAGTCGCCCAGGGAAACCATTGGGGTGAAAAGGAGCCGCCCGCCTGAGACGATCCCCCGCGTCGCCCCAGACGGACGGCAGCATGCGCCAGGCCCCCTCGACGGGAGACCCGGACGTCCTGAGTATAGTTGGCTGATAGCCAGTCAACGCAGGAGTTACAGCATGTCCCCGCGAAGCGCCTCGGTCAATGAAGAGTTGCGACGGCGTTCCCGGGAGCGGCTGCTGCACGCGGCCGTCGAGCTGGTCGGCGAGCATGGCTACGAGGCCACGACCTTGGGCGACATCGCCGACCGGGCCGGTTCGGCGCGCGGCCTGGTGTCGTACTACTTCCCCGGAAAACGCCAGCTCGTGCAGTCCGCGGTGCACCGTCTGATGCACCGCACGCTGGAGGAGGCCCTGGAGCGCGAGCCCCGGACCGACGACGGGCGGGAGCGGATGGCGCGGGCCATCGACGCGATCCTGGGTCTCGCCCACGACCGGCCCGTGCTGATGCGCCAGCACATGGCGGGACTCCTCCAGGGCGAGGGCTTCGTGCAGTGTCCGGAGCAGCGACGCCTGGCCGAGCTGCTCGGGGAGACGATCGCGCGGTACGGATCGGGGAAACCCCCTTCCGACTACCCCATGCTGCGCGCGCTGCTCATGGGCGCGGTCTACGCAGCGCTCGTGCCCGGGGTGCCCATGCCGATTCCGGTGCTGCGCACCGAGTTGTTCGAACGGTACGGACTCGACCGGGAGTTGGGGATCCCGCCGGGGTCCGGCGCACAGGCCGGGACGGCCGACACGGACCTCTCACGGTTCTTCGCAACGGACGACAGGTCCACACCTCCACCTGCATCCGCACCAACTCCCGCCCCCACGCCCGAAAGCCCGGCCGACGACCGCCCGACCGAGCCCTCCGACGCGTAACGGCCTTGCTCAGCGCCGAGCGTGACGAGGCGTCAGATATCCCGCGTCCCGCGCCTGCGAGATGAGCCGCAGAGACCGGCGCCGGCTGTGCCCGGTCGCGCACATCACCGCGAGGACGGGGTCGACTCCTTCCTCCTGCGCGGCGCGATACTCCTGGGCGATCAGCCAACGCCCCTCGATGCCACGCGGCCAGGCCGGCCGTGCCCGGCGCGCCCCGCCCGACTCCGTCTCCTCCCCGGCCTCCCCCGCCTCCAGCCCGCACGCCTCGAAGAGCGGTCCCTCGATCCAGTCGGCCAGCACGGTCAAGTCGTCGAGGGACAGGGCGGGTTGGGCACGCACGTCCTCGACGGAGACCTGCCCCTCGGACACCACGGCGAGGGCGTCGACCCGGGCGCCGTCGGTGAAGGCCAGCCGGACGTGGAACCAGGAGGTGGCACCGTCGTGCTCCTGCACTTCCCACGCGGGCCACACGGACACCGCTCCGTCCGCCGGGCAACGATCGGAAAGATTAACAAAGGATGCTTCTAGCACATACGCAACGTAACCGCATGATCACATTCCATACGAACGGACACGCACGCCCCCGGCGCGTACGGGTGCGTTCGGCACCCTGTCAGCGGAGCACGGGTGGTGCGATCCTGGACCTGTCAGTGGTCTGGCGAATCAGCGATCTCCTGTGTGCCTGACGGGTGAGGAGTTCCGCCGTGCTGCGTGTCGCCGTCGTCGGCTCCGGACCGAGCGGGGTCTACACCGCCCAGAGCCTGGTCCAATTGGATCCCGGGGTGCTGGTAGACGTCCTGGACCGGCTGCCGTGCCCGTACGGTCTGGTGCGCTACGGCGTGGCACCGGACCACGAGAAGATCAAGTCGCTGCAGAACAATCTGCGGACGGTCCTGGAGCACGGGCGGGTGCGGTTCCTCGGCGGAGTCCTCGTGGGACCCGGCGGACTGCCGGCCACCCGCCTGCGGGAGCTCTACGACGCGGTCGTGTACTGCGTGGGCGCGGCCACCGACCGCAGGCTGGGGATTCCCGGCGAGGACCTGCCGGGCAGTTGGTCGGCGACCGAGTTCGTGTCCTGGTACAGCGCCCACCCGGACTCCACCGCCGACGGTTTCGTGCTCGGGGCGCGCGCGGCCGTGGTCATCGGCGTGGGCAATGTCGCGGTGGACGTCACCCGGATCCTGGCGCGCGGCGCGGCCGAGCTGAGCCGTACCGACATGCCGCAGGCGGCGCTCACCGCGCTGGCCGCGAGCGGGGTGACGGACGTCCACATGGTCGGCCGGCGCGGCCCCTCACAGGCCCGCTTCACCACCAAGGAACTGCGCGAGCTGGGCGGCCTCCCGGACACCGAAGTGACCGTGGATCCGGGCGAGTTGGCGCTCGACCCGGCCTGCCTCGACCTCGCCGCCCTGCCCGGCGCCCAGCGCCGCAACGTGGAGGCGCTGCGCACCTGGGCCGCACTCCCTCCCCGGGGCGCACCCCGCCGTATCCACCTCCGTTTCTTCCTCCGTCCCGTCGAACTCCTCGCCGACGCGGGGCGCGTGGGCGCGGTCCGCTTCGAACGCACCGCGCCGGACGGACAGGGCTCAGTGGTCGGCACGGGTCAATTCGAGGAGATCGAGGCGCAGTTGGTGCTGCGCTCGGTGGGTTATCGCGGAGTGCCGCTGGACGGGCTGCCGTTCGACGCCGAGCACGGCACCGTGCCGCACCGGGCGGGCCGTGTCGTACGCGACGGGCGGACCGTACCCGGCGAGTACGTGGCCGGCTGGATCAAGCGGGGCCCGACCGGCGTCATCGGCACCAACCGCCCGGACGCCAAGGAGACGGTGACGTCCCTGCTGGAGGACGCCTCCGCGCTCGTACGGCAGGAAGCACTCGTAGGACATGAAGCATCCGAAGACCCGCTCACCGCGCTGCGCGCCGCGGGGATCGAGCCGGTCGAGTGGGCCGGGTGGGAGGCCATCGAGCGGGCCGAGGCGGAGCTGGGGGCCTCGCTCGGGCGGGGCGGTGTGGTCAAACTCCCCGACTGGGAGGCTCTGCTGGCCGCGATACGTGGGGCGCACACATAACGGCTGGGCATGACACACAGCGGCAACAGCCCAGAAATCAACAAACTGTTCAAGGCGCCTACGGTCTCGTTCTGTTCGCATGTTCCCCCTTCCTCCCCCTCCGCCGCTCAGGAGTGCCCATGGCCACGACCACACCCGTGCATCCCGTCGACGAGGTCCCACCCGTACGGCAACTGGCCGCCTTCGGGCTCCAGCACGTGCTCGCGATGTACGCGGGCGCGGTGGCGGTGCCGCTGATCGTGGGCGGGGCGATGAAGCTGTCGGCCGCCGATCTGGCGTATCTGATCACCGCGGACCTGCTGGTCTGCGGGATAGCCACGCTCATCCAGTGCATAGGTTTCTGGCGGTTCGGCGTGCGGCTGCCGATCATGCAGGGTTGTACGTTCGCCGCGGTGTCCCCGATGGTGCTGATCGGTACGACGGGCGGCGGACTGCCCGCGATCTACGGCTCCGTGATCATCGCGGGGCTCGCCATCGCGCTGCTGGCGCCCGTCTTCGGCAGGCTGCTGCGCTTCTTCCCGCCGCTGGTCACCGGCACCGTGATCCTGATCATCGGTCTGTCGCTGCTGCCGGCGGCGGGCAACTGGGCGGCGGGCGGGCAGGGTTCGAAGGACTTCGGTGAGCCGAAGAACATCGCCCTCGCCGCGTTCGTCCTGGCGGTCGTCCTCGGTGTGCAGCGGTTCACGCCGGCCTTCCTCAGCCGGATCGCGGTGCTGATCGGCATGGCCGTGGGGCTCGTGGCCGCCGTGGTGTTCGGGTTCACGGACTTCGGCGGGGTCGGGGACGCCGACTGGGTCGGCATCAGCACGCCGTTCCACTTCGGTACGCCCACCTTCCACGCCTCGGCGATCGTGTCGATGCTGGTGGTGGCGCTGGTGACGATGACCGAGACGACCGGTGACCTGATCGCGGTCGGCGAGATGACCGACCGCAGGATCGAGCCGCGCTCCCTCGCCGACGGGCTGCGCGCCGACGGTCTGTCCACCGTCCTCGGCGGCGTCTTCAACACCTTCCCGTACACGGCGTACGCCCAGAACGTGGGCCTGGTGGGGATGACCCGGGTCCGCAGCCGCTGGGTCGTCGCCGTCGCCGGCGGCATCCTGGTCGTGCTCGGTCTGCTGCCCAAGCTGGGCGCGGTCGTCGCCGCGATACCCGCGCCGGTGCTCGGTGGCGCGGGTCTGGTCATGTTCGGCACGGTCGCCGCGAGCGGTCTGCGCACCCTGACCCAGGTCGACTTCAAGGACAACCACAACCTCACCGTCGTCGCCGTCTCGGTGGCCGTGGGCGTGCTCCCGGTCGGGGTGCCGACGATCTACGCGCAGTTCCCGGACTGGTTCCAGACGGTGATGAACAGCGGCATCAGCGCGGGCTGTCTGACGGCGATCGTACTCAACCTGCTCTTCAACCACCTTCCGGCGAAGGGCGGTTCACCCGTCGCCGGCGCTGCCCCCGCCTCTGCTTCCGTCGCGGAGGAGCCGGTCGTCTAACGCAGCAGTCCGGCGGGGACCGTCGCGGCCAGCACCCCGTACCCCGCCGGATTGAGGTGCAGCCAGTCGCCGACCTGGAGGGCCGGGAGCAGCCGGCGCGGGTCGGCGGGGTCGCGTACGGCGCGGTCGAAGTCGAGCACCGCGTCGAAGCAACCGGCGTCGCGGATCCAGGAGTTGACCGCCCGGCGGGAGGACTCTCGTTCGCCCGCCGGGTCGTCGTAGGTGTTGCCGCCGAAGGGGAGCAGGGTCGCGCCGTAGACCCGGATGCCCTGCGCGTGGGCGCGGACGACGATCTGGCCGTAGGCGGCCAACAGGTCTTCCGTGACCCGGTGTTGGGCGGCGGGGGTCGCGGCGGCGGTGCCGATGTCGTTGACGCCCTCGAAGACGATGAGCCGGGTGACTCCGCTGCGGGAGAGGATGTCCCGGTCGAGGCGGGCGAGGACGTTGGGGCCGAGGCCGTCGTCGAGGACGCGGTTGCCGCCGGCGGCCTGGTTCAGGATCGCCACGGCGGCGGTGGCGGGGTGGGTACGGAGGCGGTCGTAGAGCTGGTCGGGCCAGCGGTCGTTGGCGTTGGTCGTGGAGCCCCGGCCGTCGGTGAGCGAGTCGCCCAGGATCGCCACGGCCGTGGTGGTGCGCGGGGCCAGGACCTCCACGTCGCTCAGCAGATACCAGTGGTCGACCGGGGTGGCCCCGGGCAGGTCCTCGTCCTGCGTGCGATCTCCGGTCTGGAGATACGACGTCGTGCGCGAGCCCGGGTGCGAGGTGAGCGCGAGTGAGGGCTGGCCCGTTGCCAGGTAGGTCGTCACGGTCAGGACGGTCGCTGCGCGCAGGTCCAAGTCCAGTGGGTCGGAGACCAGTTGGGCGGCGACGGGGACGGTCGCCGAGCCGCGCCCGGCGAAAGTGACCGGTCTGCCGCTGCCGGGCACGATCGCGCTCGCTCCCGCCCTGCCGTCCCGCGGGAGCGCCAGCGTCACGGCGGTGAGCGGAAGCGGGGTGTCGCCGTAGGCGTTGGAGAAGCGCAGGCGGAGCTTCCGGCCCCCGGTGGTGACGCGGAGCGTCTGGCGCAGGGTGGTGTCGACGAGGACCGACCTGGTCCCGGTGAACGGTGCCGGTGGCAGGTTGCCGGGTTCCGTGAGCTGGGGCATCGCCGTCCAGGTGTTCACCCAGTGCGCGACGGAATGGGCCGAACTTCCCTCGGCGCGTGCGGGGTTGGTGGCGACCAGGGCCGACAGTGCCGTCGTTGTCGTGGCGACGAGCGCGGTCCGTCTCGTGGGCTGCACGGAATCCGCCTTCCTCGAAAGGGAGTGGGGAGCGATGGCTACGGGTGCGGTCAACCGACCGTGCAGGCCGTCCCGTTGAGCGTGTAGGCCGTCGGTGCGGCGCTGTTGCCGGTGTGGTTCGCCTGGTAGCCGATGGTCACGCTC from Streptomyces sp. NBC_01478 includes the following:
- a CDS encoding MarR family winged helix-turn-helix transcriptional regulator; its protein translation is MTATNGRPADGAARPTAPSAARHDTVAAVVGQWQAVHPDLDTGPMEIIGRINRCAALLQQAEDAPLRRAGLSRPEFDLLGALRRTGHELTPSELTRETFSSGAAVTKRLKLLTERGLVERRGDTRDRRVAHVRLTDAGRDLVDAVLPEQLAYETTVLGGLDTPGQGELASLLGELLVQLEGRLGMLRV
- a CDS encoding FUSC family protein, yielding MSSATPTSTTPRVRRLPLAGVLRLGRPSDIWFKPALSAVASVAPPTLTLLALGRLDLAMYTMAGSLCALYAHNKPYAARARALGLVVLGMIAGLAVALVTASLTTNAVVLVTVGAALAAVQKGLCDATRIGPPGNVVLTFISSASLFAPQTLGQVPGHLALAAAAGCWAWLVGMAPALVRPCGPERRATAQALNAAAAYAATQGTDDDPARARATAAAAIQAAWQSLLATGARTAPRRALERLVVRAEVALAAPADADPELLRTWARELRGRGPVPQADAPAGVVADELLGVDAEPAAPARPLWTRLGPLTPLVLRTALGCALAGYASLALGVGRPYWALVTAASLYQANITLTWGRGVQRVVGNLAGVLVFAALAPLAHAHPAVLVLCCLALNFGAEALISRNYWLGSVCVTPMALLITEFARAQQSGELITERIVDTLVGASVGLLAAVVVTNRRATDRIEEALTVLERARARAACLLAEPAPMRGTLESAHRALAAALVELRATVDAASGEWWQRALPQERVVLAEQSGHRTLAATVRRRESHSWPTEDRRTGRNTEGVRG
- a CDS encoding DUF5134 domain-containing protein produces the protein MHGGPTSPGWLLVALCAATGAYCLLRMRSPVEEQRRAAGGEALMGFGMAAMAVPAAVFTPPAWAWPGYAAVFGAAALRALWSARRSPHHVHHLLGTAAMVYMALAMAASPGHHHEHGDSGVPLVTGVLLLYFAGYVLLSGIRLMPVTGGAAVGTGSVGWGDRPELARACRLSMGIGMVAMLLTL
- a CDS encoding M56 family metallopeptidase is translated as MMVPAALLLLGALAAVVAPRLLARAGWPDHEPVLALWVWQCVVAAVLLCCALSMTLSAAAAWQAVRGHVFASAPHAVVDAYPLVANGPWAATTAVALACGGAWTAAMLVREVVRARSRRRLRRAELLVRAPVLPGEEPGAEPLVILEAERPDAWWMSGTAPQLVITTAALRRLKGRQLDSLLAHEQGHAQARHDWLLHCSGALANGFPQVPVFAAFRDEMHRLVELAADDMASRRFGRLTTALALVELNEDRGVFGPCPTPHAHVPQRVHRLLTPPDRLSAMRRLGFTATAALVPVIPVLVAFVPGLRALG
- a CDS encoding phosphatase PAP2 family protein, with the translated sequence MSSPHHPPRPTLRQTGSALALCSALLLTLVAAEWRPLIDLDERIARTTHRWAVQDHGITRACRILTDWVWDPLTLRLVCAVAMVWLVWRRSAWWTALWLAATCAFGTLLQQGLKALVGRPRPAWPDPVDSAHYAAFPSGHAMTATVVCGLLLWLLHDYGAGRAVWRTTMVLAVISVTGVGLTRVWLGVHWPSDVLGGWVLGAFVVAVAVGAYERWRV
- a CDS encoding HAD family hydrolase is translated as MDAVLFDFSGTLFRIESTESWLRAVLRDADIALPERELAETARALESAGAMPGGARPERLPEEFAEVWAIRDQSSELHRAAYTGVSRQVPLPDPALHDALYDRHMTPAAWTPYPDTEFVVRTLHERGIGVGVISNIGWDLRPVFRAHGLDPYVDAYALSYEHGVQKPDPRLFQVACEALDVDPKDVLMVGDERRADGGAAALGCGVHFVDHRLVTERPDSLRPVLELAGRGKQSSITD
- a CDS encoding Clp protease N-terminal domain-containing protein; protein product: MSPLDISLADLIARLDEELPESDELARISEARLRAQTLSDLGDQLIDHYVSKAKQVGASWTEIGDAIGVSKQAAQQRHAPGPFERYTNLNRHSIVLAQEAARTHKHDSIGTEHLLLGLLGEPKGLAYEVLVAKTESEQRVRDAIEEALPPAGEKALRGHIAFRPEAKEAIGQARRAAADLGHDWVGTEHTLLGLIRVEESPAARILRDLGFTPDELRETVRTEIATRLAARGDQ
- a CDS encoding DUF2630 family protein, yielding MEQDQQIFARINEMVDDERKLREALASGTIDSTTEHQRLGQLERELDQCWDLLRQRRAKVEFGENPDEARVRPESEVEGYQG
- a CDS encoding TetR/AcrR family transcriptional regulator produces the protein MSPRSASVNEELRRRSRERLLHAAVELVGEHGYEATTLGDIADRAGSARGLVSYYFPGKRQLVQSAVHRLMHRTLEEALEREPRTDDGRERMARAIDAILGLAHDRPVLMRQHMAGLLQGEGFVQCPEQRRLAELLGETIARYGSGKPPSDYPMLRALLMGAVYAALVPGVPMPIPVLRTELFERYGLDRELGIPPGSGAQAGTADTDLSRFFATDDRSTPPPASAPTPAPTPESPADDRPTEPSDA
- a CDS encoding DUF6214 family protein; the encoded protein is MSVWPAWEVQEHDGATSWFHVRLAFTDGARVDALAVVSEGQVSVEDVRAQPALSLDDLTVLADWIEGPLFEACGLEAGEAGEETESGGARRARPAWPRGIEGRWLIAQEYRAAQEEGVDPVLAVMCATGHSRRRSLRLISQARDAGYLTPRHARR